The following proteins are encoded in a genomic region of Roseisolibacter agri:
- a CDS encoding DNA internalization-related competence protein ComEC/Rec2, which translates to MPLVTAAFLCLCAGLLAGFAGAAWPVVALVGAVAGLALWKRDARAGALSLVVVAAAMTARDVRRRDAACHAAAAKRGVWAVVLDERAEPRAVARGAVRGGACPLRATLVVRQGTADAGEVVAVRGDASVAGGRVLVRDARLARTGERHVLPALRARAGVLIDRRFGDDAPLVRALVIADAGGIDPEVRDRYAASGLVHALSVSGLHVALVAEALVLLLRAARASPRVASLGAVGAVALYVALIGCPAPAVRAGGMLALDAAARALQRPTSPWAVFAVAAALPLVDPRVVLELGYQLSVAGMAALVAGRVVARELVRRAADADGQPQRPGMIARAEAWLRRAGDGPRVTLLRELVVGTLATAVTAPLVAWHFGQVSLVGPLANLAAAPVLALLQPALFLAVVVAPLDGIGPFVAGAARVPLAALDAVARAGAGTPGAVWHVAPSGGESWLAGMGALALLVAGASVRHRRRALRLAGGALVAATWAPLWPGRDRGVAELHVLDVGQGDAVALRTRRGRWLVVDAGRAWRGGDAGARTVVPWLRARGGVVAALVLTHPHADHVGGAASVLARLHPARVWDPGFVLGSPVYQEVLRAARGAGVPWRRVAPGDSLVLDGMVVTVLAPDSAWTASLDDPNLASVVLSVRVGRVRFLLVGDAEAPEERWLLARAAHDPAVAAALRADVLKVGHHGSATSSTPEFLAAVRPRLALVSVGAGNTYGHPSAHVVRRLQDMGARVLRTDQLGTIVVRARGDAITVQAGAERWELPTRESESELP; encoded by the coding sequence GGCCTGTCATGCGGCCGCCGCGAAGCGCGGCGTGTGGGCCGTCGTGCTGGACGAGCGGGCCGAGCCGCGGGCCGTGGCGCGCGGCGCCGTACGCGGTGGGGCCTGCCCGCTGCGCGCGACGCTGGTCGTCCGCCAGGGAACGGCGGACGCGGGAGAGGTGGTTGCGGTGCGTGGAGACGCCAGCGTTGCCGGCGGCCGCGTGCTCGTGCGCGACGCGCGCCTCGCGCGCACGGGCGAGCGCCACGTGCTCCCCGCGCTGCGCGCCCGTGCCGGCGTGCTGATCGACCGGCGCTTCGGTGACGACGCGCCGCTCGTGCGTGCCCTCGTGATCGCGGACGCGGGCGGCATCGATCCCGAGGTGCGCGACCGGTACGCGGCGTCGGGGCTCGTGCATGCGCTCTCGGTGTCCGGGCTCCACGTCGCGCTGGTGGCGGAGGCGCTCGTGCTGCTGCTGCGCGCCGCGCGCGCGTCGCCGCGTGTCGCGTCGCTGGGCGCCGTGGGTGCGGTCGCGCTGTACGTCGCGCTCATCGGGTGTCCCGCGCCCGCGGTGCGCGCGGGCGGGATGCTCGCGCTCGATGCGGCCGCGCGCGCGCTGCAGCGCCCCACGTCGCCCTGGGCCGTGTTCGCGGTCGCGGCGGCGCTGCCGCTGGTCGATCCGCGCGTCGTGCTCGAGCTGGGCTACCAGCTGAGCGTCGCGGGGATGGCGGCGCTCGTCGCGGGCCGTGTGGTGGCGCGGGAGCTCGTGCGGCGCGCCGCCGACGCCGACGGTCAGCCGCAGCGACCCGGCATGATCGCGAGGGCCGAGGCGTGGCTGCGCCGCGCGGGAGACGGGCCGCGGGTGACGCTGCTGCGCGAGCTGGTGGTGGGCACGCTCGCGACCGCGGTCACCGCGCCGCTCGTCGCGTGGCACTTCGGGCAGGTGAGCCTCGTCGGCCCGCTCGCGAACCTCGCGGCGGCGCCCGTGCTCGCGCTGCTGCAGCCCGCCCTGTTCCTCGCCGTCGTCGTGGCGCCGCTCGACGGGATCGGGCCGTTCGTCGCGGGAGCCGCGCGCGTGCCGCTCGCGGCGCTCGACGCGGTGGCGCGTGCCGGCGCGGGCACTCCGGGAGCCGTCTGGCACGTGGCGCCGAGTGGGGGCGAGTCGTGGCTCGCGGGGATGGGGGCGCTGGCCCTGCTGGTCGCCGGCGCCTCGGTGCGACATCGACGCCGTGCGCTGAGGCTCGCGGGCGGCGCGCTGGTCGCCGCGACGTGGGCGCCGCTGTGGCCTGGACGCGACAGGGGCGTGGCGGAGCTGCACGTGCTGGACGTGGGGCAGGGGGACGCCGTCGCGCTCCGCACGCGGCGCGGGCGGTGGCTGGTGGTGGACGCGGGGCGCGCGTGGCGGGGTGGCGATGCCGGCGCGCGCACCGTCGTGCCGTGGCTGCGCGCGCGCGGCGGCGTGGTGGCGGCGCTCGTGCTCACGCACCCGCACGCGGACCACGTGGGCGGCGCCGCGTCGGTGCTCGCGCGGCTGCATCCGGCGCGCGTCTGGGATCCCGGGTTCGTCCTCGGGAGTCCCGTCTACCAGGAGGTGCTGCGGGCGGCGCGCGGGGCGGGCGTGCCGTGGCGGCGCGTCGCGCCCGGGGACTCGCTCGTTCTCGACGGGATGGTGGTGACGGTGCTCGCGCCGGATTCCGCATGGACCGCGTCGCTCGACGATCCGAACCTCGCCAGCGTCGTCCTGTCGGTGCGCGTCGGGCGGGTGCGGTTCCTGCTCGTCGGCGACGCCGAGGCGCCCGAGGAGCGGTGGCTGCTGGCGCGCGCCGCGCACGATCCCGCGGTCGCGGCCGCGCTCCGGGCGGACGTGCTGAAGGTCGGGCATCACGGGAGCGCGACCAGCAGCACGCCCGAGTTCCTCGCGGCGGTGCGGCCGCGCCTCGCCCTCGTCAGCGTCGGGGCGGGGAACACGTACGGACATCCGAGCGCGCACGTCGTGCGCCGCCTGCAGGACATGGGCGCGCGCGTGCTGCGCACGGACCAGCTGGGGACCATCGTCGTGCGGGCGCGCGGCGACGCGATCACGGTGCAGGCGGGAGCCGAACGATGGGAGCTGCCGACGCGCGAATCCGAATCCGAGCTGCCGTGA
- the fbp gene encoding class 1 fructose-bisphosphatase, whose translation MVKHTPTSVVTIERFIIEQERQFPEATGELSGVLYDVALAAKMIANKVRSAGLADILGAEGTENVQGEQQQKLDVIANDIMVKAMDHGGRLCAMASEEEPDIIQIPDGFKCGKYVLTFDPLDGSSNIDVNVPVGTIFSVMRKITRGTRGEMEDMLQPGRRQVAAGYIIYGSSTMLVYTTGQGAHGFTLDPSIGEFLLSHPNIAIPERGKYLSVNDSYEQAWEDNVKGLMRRYRGLEGDRAPLSVRYVGSLVADFHRNLLGGGIFCYPANTKSPRGKLRLLYEASPLAFIAEQAGGMATDGHQRILDIQPTELHQRTPLFIGSKDECELANQMLGTGALVGAG comes from the coding sequence GTGGTCAAGCACACGCCGACCTCCGTCGTCACCATCGAGCGCTTCATCATCGAGCAGGAGCGCCAGTTCCCCGAGGCCACGGGTGAGCTGTCGGGCGTCCTGTACGACGTCGCCCTCGCGGCGAAGATGATCGCCAACAAGGTGCGCTCGGCCGGCCTGGCGGACATCCTCGGCGCCGAGGGGACGGAGAACGTCCAGGGGGAGCAGCAGCAGAAGCTCGACGTCATCGCCAACGACATCATGGTCAAGGCGATGGACCACGGCGGGCGGCTGTGCGCGATGGCGTCGGAGGAGGAGCCCGACATCATCCAGATCCCCGACGGCTTCAAGTGCGGCAAGTACGTCCTGACGTTCGATCCGCTCGACGGCTCGTCGAACATCGACGTCAACGTGCCGGTCGGGACGATCTTCTCGGTGATGCGGAAGATCACGCGCGGCACGCGCGGCGAGATGGAGGACATGCTGCAGCCCGGACGCCGCCAGGTCGCGGCGGGCTACATCATCTACGGGTCGAGCACGATGCTCGTCTACACGACCGGCCAGGGCGCGCACGGCTTCACGCTCGACCCGTCGATCGGCGAGTTCCTGCTGTCGCACCCGAACATCGCGATCCCCGAGCGCGGCAAGTACCTGTCGGTGAACGACTCCTACGAGCAGGCGTGGGAGGACAACGTGAAGGGGCTGATGCGCCGCTATCGCGGGCTCGAGGGCGACCGCGCGCCGCTCAGCGTGCGCTACGTCGGCTCGCTGGTCGCGGACTTCCACCGCAACCTCCTCGGCGGCGGGATCTTCTGCTATCCGGCCAACACCAAGAGCCCGCGCGGCAAGCTGCGGCTGCTCTACGAGGCGAGCCCGCTCGCGTTCATCGCCGAGCAGGCCGGCGGGATGGCCACGGACGGGCACCAGCGCATCCTCGACATCCAGCCCACCGAGCTGCACCAGCGCACGCCGCTCTTCATCGGCAGCAAGGACGAGTGCGAGCTGGCGAACCAGATGCTGGGCACGGGCGCGCTGGTCGGCGCGGGCTGA
- a CDS encoding acyl-CoA mutase large subunit family protein, producing MSSPAAKPPIDERRSPSDLPVPVVVRPEDAPIDYARDLADPGRFPFTRGVQPTMYRGRHWTMRQYAGFGTASETNARFKLLLAAGQTGLSTAFDLPTQMGIDSDSPRALGEVGRVGVAIDTVEDMHALLADLPLDRVSTSMTINATAAILLAMYVVVAEERGIDRATLSGTTQNDVLKEYIARGTYIYPPEPSLSLIAEMFRFCAAEVPQWNAISISGYHIREAGATAVQEVAFTFANAMEYVRRAVDAGLPVDAFAPRLSFFFAAHNDLFEEVAKFRAARRLYARLMRDRFGASDASARLRFHTQTGGVTLQAQQPLNNVVRVTVQALAAVLGGTQSLHTNGYDEALALPTAEAATLALRTQQVVAYESGAAQTVDPLAGSYYVESLTNELEARALALLEEVDAMGGSPEAIARGFFQEEIARSAYEHQLRVERGETVIVGVNRFADGEEPPVIPAPDFSALERSQVAQLAEVRRRRDGAAVERALAALREAAVPYAQPGAQRPPLMPLIIDAVRARASVGEISDTFADVWGRYRPVG from the coding sequence ATGTCCTCGCCTGCCGCCAAGCCGCCGATCGACGAGCGGCGCTCTCCCTCGGACCTGCCCGTGCCGGTCGTCGTGCGTCCCGAGGACGCGCCGATCGACTACGCGCGCGACCTCGCCGATCCCGGCCGCTTCCCGTTCACGCGCGGCGTTCAGCCGACGATGTACCGCGGGCGGCACTGGACCATGCGCCAGTACGCGGGGTTCGGCACCGCGTCCGAGACCAACGCGCGCTTCAAGCTGCTGCTGGCGGCGGGGCAGACGGGCCTCTCGACCGCGTTCGACCTGCCGACACAGATGGGCATCGACTCCGACTCGCCGCGCGCGCTGGGCGAGGTGGGGCGCGTGGGCGTGGCGATCGACACCGTCGAGGACATGCACGCGCTGCTGGCGGACCTGCCGCTGGACCGCGTGTCGACGTCGATGACGATCAACGCGACGGCGGCGATCCTGCTCGCGATGTACGTCGTGGTCGCGGAGGAGCGCGGCATCGACCGCGCGACGCTCTCCGGCACGACGCAGAACGACGTGCTGAAGGAGTACATCGCGCGCGGGACGTACATCTACCCGCCCGAGCCGTCGCTGTCGCTGATCGCGGAGATGTTCCGCTTCTGCGCGGCCGAGGTGCCGCAGTGGAACGCGATCTCGATCTCCGGCTACCACATCCGCGAGGCCGGCGCGACGGCGGTGCAGGAGGTCGCGTTCACCTTCGCCAACGCGATGGAGTACGTGCGCCGCGCGGTGGACGCGGGGCTGCCGGTGGACGCGTTCGCGCCGCGGCTGTCGTTCTTCTTCGCCGCGCACAACGACCTGTTCGAGGAGGTCGCGAAGTTCCGCGCCGCGCGCCGCCTGTACGCGCGGCTGATGCGCGATCGGTTCGGCGCCAGCGACGCGAGCGCGCGCCTGCGCTTCCACACGCAGACCGGCGGCGTGACGCTGCAGGCGCAGCAGCCGCTCAACAACGTCGTGCGCGTGACCGTGCAGGCGCTGGCCGCGGTGCTGGGCGGCACGCAGTCGCTGCACACGAACGGCTACGACGAGGCGCTCGCGCTGCCGACGGCCGAGGCGGCGACGCTGGCGCTGCGCACGCAGCAGGTGGTGGCGTACGAGAGCGGCGCCGCGCAGACCGTCGACCCGCTGGCGGGCAGCTACTACGTCGAGTCGCTGACGAACGAGCTGGAGGCGCGCGCGCTCGCGCTGCTGGAGGAGGTGGACGCGATGGGCGGCTCGCCCGAGGCGATCGCGCGCGGCTTCTTCCAGGAGGAGATCGCGCGCAGCGCGTACGAGCACCAGCTGCGCGTGGAGCGCGGCGAGACGGTGATCGTCGGCGTCAACAGGTTCGCCGACGGCGAGGAGCCGCCCGTGATCCCGGCGCCCGACTTCAGCGCGCTGGAGCGCTCGCAGGTCGCGCAGCTGGCCGAGGTGCGCCGCCGTCGCGACGGCGCGGCCGTCGAGCGGGCGCTGGCGGCGCTGCGCGAGGCCGCGGTGCCCTACGCGCAGCCCGGCGCCCAGCGGCCGCCGCTCATGCCGCTGATCATAGACGCGGTGCGCGCGCGGGCGTCGGTGGGCGAGATCTCGGACACGTTCGCGGACGTCTGGGGGCGGTACCGGCCGGTGGGGTGA
- a CDS encoding Ig-like domain-containing protein: MTRRLLRALLLASSVGCGSDPVVETPGAPVALEPVSAQDFTFQAGPVATAELAVRVRDDAGRPVPGVTVTWEPAQRVDPIVTSTDARGEARTTWRIGTQATGVVPVEAVATLTTAAGTRTVGFRARVNPGPVVLATVLRADTLPRRTGLVIEVGQRVRFTTFGRDSLGNAVQDAPATWSTSNPARATIEATTGILTGVAQGAVRVLGAIPTASPVPNATALIVDALRSREVAAGANWSCALDAAGAASCWGARFTGAFAPADSVVAPRAVLPGVRLSALTGAGAAVCALDGGADVAWCWRGRETGVAAPVPLDPQRAIAGGGLRALAVGDRQVCAADAVGAVRCAAFVVRTATEGGDLDVRAPAAIVLPGAARRLAASDSLTCAALDEGVHCWPTSAALMFGAAARVEGSGPATLLDLSPTRLCTGDAEGRVRCAPRVGTGFGAWADALPAPVRQLAVGAYVTCGIAGDGRLLCAGTNAAGLLQRRDFDPPTTQLDAPSPDGTGWSAVAVSDELMPPDQVGLVPFAPHACAITGAGRTYCWGANVRAQLGVPNEFPCGNRPSVPCSPTPLPVPSRPTAAAR, encoded by the coding sequence GTGACGAGGCGGCTCCTCCGCGCGCTGCTGCTGGCCTCGAGCGTCGGCTGCGGCAGCGATCCGGTGGTCGAGACGCCCGGCGCTCCGGTGGCGCTGGAGCCCGTGTCGGCGCAGGACTTCACCTTCCAGGCCGGACCGGTAGCGACCGCGGAGCTGGCGGTGCGCGTGCGCGACGACGCGGGGCGGCCGGTGCCGGGCGTGACGGTGACGTGGGAGCCCGCGCAGCGCGTCGATCCCATCGTCACCAGCACCGACGCGCGCGGCGAGGCGCGGACGACCTGGCGCATCGGCACGCAGGCGACCGGCGTCGTGCCCGTCGAGGCGGTCGCCACGCTGACGACCGCGGCGGGCACGCGCACCGTGGGCTTCCGCGCGCGGGTGAACCCAGGGCCCGTCGTGCTCGCGACCGTGCTGCGCGCCGACACGCTGCCGCGCCGCACGGGGCTCGTGATCGAGGTCGGCCAGCGCGTCCGCTTCACCACGTTCGGCCGCGACTCGCTCGGCAACGCGGTGCAGGACGCGCCGGCCACCTGGTCGACGTCGAACCCGGCGCGCGCGACGATCGAGGCGACGACGGGGATCCTCACCGGCGTGGCGCAGGGCGCGGTGCGCGTCCTCGGCGCGATCCCTACGGCGAGCCCGGTGCCCAATGCGACCGCGCTGATCGTCGACGCGCTGCGCTCGCGCGAGGTCGCGGCGGGCGCGAACTGGTCGTGCGCGCTCGACGCCGCGGGCGCCGCATCGTGCTGGGGCGCGCGCTTCACGGGTGCGTTCGCGCCCGCGGACTCGGTCGTCGCGCCGCGCGCGGTGCTGCCGGGCGTGCGCCTGTCGGCGCTGACGGGCGCGGGCGCGGCGGTCTGCGCGCTCGACGGGGGCGCCGACGTCGCGTGGTGCTGGCGCGGGCGCGAGACGGGCGTCGCGGCACCCGTGCCGCTCGATCCGCAGCGGGCGATCGCCGGCGGCGGGCTGCGTGCGCTGGCGGTCGGCGACCGACAGGTCTGCGCGGCGGACGCCGTGGGAGCGGTGCGCTGCGCCGCGTTCGTCGTCCGCACGGCGACCGAGGGCGGGGATCTCGACGTCCGCGCACCGGCGGCGATCGTGCTGCCGGGCGCGGCGCGCCGGCTGGCCGCGTCGGACTCGCTCACCTGCGCGGCGCTCGACGAAGGCGTGCACTGCTGGCCGACGTCCGCGGCGCTCATGTTCGGCGCCGCGGCGCGCGTCGAGGGCAGCGGGCCGGCGACCCTGCTCGACCTCTCGCCGACGCGGCTCTGCACGGGCGACGCCGAGGGGCGCGTGCGCTGCGCGCCGCGCGTCGGCACCGGCTTCGGCGCGTGGGCCGACGCGCTGCCGGCGCCCGTGCGCCAGCTCGCGGTGGGCGCCTACGTGACCTGCGGCATCGCGGGCGACGGGCGGCTGCTGTGCGCCGGCACCAACGCCGCCGGGCTGCTGCAGCGCCGCGACTTCGACCCGCCCACCACGCAGCTCGACGCGCCGTCGCCGGACGGGACGGGCTGGTCCGCGGTCGCGGTGAGCGACGAGCTGATGCCCCCCGACCAGGTGGGGCTCGTGCCCTTCGCGCCGCACGCCTGCGCGATCACCGGCGCCGGCCGGACCTACTGCTGGGGCGCCAACGTCCGCGCGCAGCTCGGCGTCCCGAACGAGTTCCCGTGCGGCAACCGGCCGTCGGTGCCGTGCAGCCCGACGCCGCTGCCAGTCCCGTCGCGCCCCACCGCGGCCGCGCGCTGA
- a CDS encoding FmdB family zinc ribbon protein: MPTYEFRCPNGHNFEQFHRISDAPSTAECPTCGAVAERAISGGAGLVFKGSGFYLTDYGKNAHRTSGPANKSSAESSSSSSSGNGASGGESKPASPKSDGSATSSSGGSASKASE, from the coding sequence ATGCCGACTTACGAGTTCCGCTGCCCCAACGGGCACAACTTCGAGCAGTTCCATCGCATCAGCGACGCGCCGAGCACCGCCGAGTGCCCGACCTGTGGCGCGGTGGCGGAGCGCGCGATCTCGGGCGGTGCGGGCCTCGTCTTCAAGGGGAGCGGCTTCTACCTCACCGACTACGGCAAGAACGCGCACCGCACGAGCGGCCCCGCGAACAAGTCGTCGGCCGAGTCCTCGTCGTCCAGCTCGTCCGGGAACGGCGCGTCGGGCGGCGAGTCGAAGCCGGCGTCCCCGAAGTCGGACGGGTCGGCCACCTCGTCGTCGGGCGGCTCCGCGAGCAAGGCGTCCGAATGA
- the argS gene encoding arginine--tRNA ligase, which produces MNGADRIRDELRRAASAIGAGDDVDVVLERPRDPSFGDWTTNLAMTLARTLKRKPRDIADALIAEMQLGDAGVRAAEVAGAGFINFRLDPAFVARGIAPILERDQQFGRDGTWAGEPVVVEFVSANPTGPLHVGHGRQAALGDAIATLLEWTGWKVSREFYYNDAGAQIENLAKSTWVRTAQLAGIDAPIPEGGYNGEYIREIAETYVREHDMPPVDVLREGVDAINAGRRPHDLALLEAMRKHAVAALRAEQNLDLQAFGVAFDTYYLESSLYAPGSAAQIAPDLHVDGDASAVDATVQAIVRNGATYEEDGALFLRTTQWGDDKDRVMRKSAAKGGDFTYFVPDVAYHVTKWERGFRRAINVQGSDHHGTTARVRAGLQALGVGVPPGYPEYVLHQMVTVTRGGEEVKISKRAGSYVTVRDLIDWVGRDGVRYFYLQRKGDSHLVFDVDLARSQSEENPIYRIQMAHARMSGIFRQGGLDAATFDFSGVDFAQLAEPAEQELVNALVDFPRIVSQSAENLEPHRLAGYLLETAGLVHGWYHKHHVLGQEAPLMTARLALARAAQIVLRNGLSILGISAPDRM; this is translated from the coding sequence ATGAACGGCGCCGACCGGATCCGGGACGAGCTGCGGCGCGCGGCGAGCGCGATCGGGGCCGGCGACGACGTCGACGTGGTGCTGGAGCGGCCGCGCGACCCGTCGTTCGGCGACTGGACGACGAACCTCGCGATGACGCTCGCGCGCACGCTCAAGCGCAAGCCGCGCGACATCGCCGACGCGCTGATCGCCGAGATGCAGCTCGGCGACGCGGGCGTGCGGGCGGCCGAGGTGGCGGGCGCGGGCTTCATCAACTTCCGGCTCGATCCCGCGTTCGTCGCCCGTGGCATCGCGCCCATCCTCGAGCGCGACCAGCAGTTCGGCCGCGACGGCACCTGGGCGGGCGAGCCGGTGGTCGTCGAGTTCGTGAGCGCCAACCCGACCGGCCCGCTCCACGTCGGCCACGGGCGCCAGGCCGCGCTCGGCGACGCGATCGCGACGCTGCTCGAGTGGACGGGCTGGAAGGTCTCGCGCGAGTTCTACTACAACGACGCGGGCGCGCAGATCGAGAACCTGGCGAAGAGCACGTGGGTGCGCACCGCGCAGCTCGCGGGGATCGACGCGCCCATTCCGGAAGGCGGCTACAACGGCGAGTACATCCGCGAGATCGCGGAGACGTACGTGCGCGAGCACGACATGCCGCCGGTGGACGTGCTGCGCGAGGGCGTGGACGCGATCAACGCCGGCCGCCGCCCGCACGACCTCGCGCTGCTGGAGGCGATGCGCAAGCACGCCGTCGCCGCGCTGCGTGCGGAGCAGAACCTCGACCTGCAGGCGTTCGGCGTGGCGTTCGACACGTACTACCTCGAGTCGTCGCTGTACGCGCCGGGATCGGCCGCGCAGATCGCGCCCGACCTGCACGTGGACGGCGACGCGAGCGCGGTGGACGCCACCGTGCAGGCGATCGTCCGCAACGGCGCGACGTACGAGGAGGACGGCGCGCTCTTCCTGCGCACGACGCAGTGGGGCGACGACAAGGACCGCGTGATGCGCAAGAGCGCGGCGAAGGGCGGCGACTTCACCTACTTCGTGCCCGACGTCGCGTACCACGTGACGAAGTGGGAGCGCGGCTTCCGGCGCGCGATCAACGTGCAGGGGAGCGACCACCACGGCACCACCGCGCGCGTGCGCGCGGGGCTGCAGGCGCTCGGCGTCGGCGTGCCGCCGGGCTATCCCGAGTACGTGCTGCACCAGATGGTGACGGTGACCCGCGGCGGCGAGGAGGTGAAGATCTCCAAGCGTGCGGGCAGCTACGTCACCGTGCGCGACCTGATCGACTGGGTGGGCCGCGACGGCGTGCGCTACTTCTACCTGCAGCGGAAGGGCGACTCGCACCTCGTGTTCGACGTCGACCTCGCGCGCTCGCAGAGCGAGGAGAACCCGATCTACCGCATCCAGATGGCGCACGCGCGGATGAGCGGGATCTTCCGCCAGGGCGGCCTCGACGCGGCGACGTTCGACTTCTCGGGCGTCGACTTCGCGCAGCTCGCCGAGCCGGCCGAGCAGGAGCTGGTGAACGCGCTCGTCGACTTCCCGCGCATCGTGTCGCAGTCGGCCGAGAACCTGGAGCCGCACCGGCTCGCGGGCTACCTGCTGGAGACGGCGGGCCTCGTGCACGGCTGGTACCACAAGCACCACGTGCTCGGGCAGGAGGCGCCGCTGATGACCGCGCGCCTCGCGCTCGCCCGCGCCGCGCAGATCGTGCTCAGGAACGGCCTCTCGATTCTGGGCATCTCCGCGCCTGACCGGATGTAA
- a CDS encoding PfkB family carbohydrate kinase has translation MSVLVVGSVALDSVETPFGKAEEVLGGSATMFASSACHFGPVQLVGVVGSDYPMAKLEPLRARGVDLAGLEQAEGESFRWRARYRHDLNSAETLETRLGVFSHFRPQIPEAFRNAPYVFLGNIDPRLQRDVLRQVARPKLVACDTMNFWIESRRADLLDLLGHVDLITLNDAEARQLTEEANLVKAARWIMARGPKHVVIKKGEHGAFLFSGESIFFAPAYPLESIFDPTGAGDSFAGGFIGWLAATDDLSEANMRRAVVYGSAMGSFAVEAFSNERTIALTLPEIDRRVAEFRQLVAFETVLDAVPTNGGGAVGART, from the coding sequence ATGTCGGTTCTGGTTGTAGGTTCCGTCGCCCTCGACTCCGTCGAGACGCCGTTCGGCAAGGCCGAAGAGGTCCTCGGCGGCTCGGCGACCATGTTCGCGTCGTCGGCCTGCCACTTCGGGCCCGTGCAGCTGGTCGGCGTCGTCGGCAGCGACTACCCGATGGCGAAGCTGGAGCCGCTGCGCGCGCGCGGCGTGGACCTCGCGGGGCTGGAGCAGGCCGAGGGCGAGAGCTTCCGCTGGCGCGCGCGCTACCGCCACGACCTCAACTCGGCGGAGACGCTCGAGACGCGGCTCGGCGTGTTCTCGCACTTCCGGCCGCAGATCCCCGAGGCGTTCCGCAACGCGCCGTACGTGTTCCTCGGGAACATCGACCCGCGGCTGCAGCGCGACGTGCTGCGCCAGGTCGCGCGCCCCAAGCTGGTGGCGTGCGACACGATGAACTTCTGGATCGAGAGCCGGCGCGCCGACCTGCTCGACCTGCTCGGCCACGTCGACCTGATCACGCTCAACGACGCTGAGGCGCGGCAGCTCACCGAGGAGGCGAACCTCGTGAAGGCGGCGCGCTGGATCATGGCGCGCGGGCCCAAGCACGTCGTGATCAAGAAGGGCGAGCACGGCGCGTTCCTCTTCTCGGGCGAGTCGATCTTCTTCGCGCCCGCCTATCCGCTCGAGTCGATCTTCGATCCGACCGGTGCAGGCGACTCGTTCGCGGGCGGCTTCATCGGCTGGCTGGCCGCGACGGACGACCTGAGCGAGGCGAACATGCGGCGTGCCGTCGTCTACGGCTCGGCGATGGGCTCGTTCGCGGTCGAGGCATTCTCGAACGAGCGCACGATCGCGCTCACGCTGCCCGAGATCGACCGCCGCGTGGCCGAGTTCCGCCAGCTCGTCGCGTTCGAGACGGTGCTCGACGCGGTGCCCACGAATGGCGGGGGCGCGGTCGGAGCACGGACATGA
- the purM gene encoding phosphoribosylformylglycinamidine cyclo-ligase, with protein sequence MSETPLTYGAAGVDLEAAEASKNRLKALVESTMTAGTRGRFGGFGGMFRMPAGARAPLLVSSADGVGTKVKVAVEAGRLDTVGHDLVNHCVNDILVQGATPLFFLDYVAFGKLEPANVEAVVAGVATGCRENGCALVGGETAEMPGVYTPPDFDLAGFIVGWVEEDAVLGSERVREGDVLIGFASSGLHTNGYSLARRIVSERLRLGAHDRFPESDGTVADALLSVHRSYLPALKPVLDRVHAMAHITGGGLPGNLNRALPEHLDAVVDTSSWEVPSLFRVLGDAGHVPRDELFRTFNMGVGLVALVAPEHADAVLAAASAASVPAWRLGHVTSGGGHVILT encoded by the coding sequence ATGAGCGAGACGCCGTTGACGTACGGCGCGGCGGGCGTCGACCTCGAGGCCGCGGAGGCGTCGAAGAACCGCCTCAAGGCGCTCGTCGAGAGCACGATGACCGCGGGCACGCGCGGCCGGTTCGGCGGCTTCGGCGGCATGTTCCGCATGCCGGCCGGTGCGCGCGCGCCGCTGCTCGTCTCGAGCGCCGACGGCGTGGGGACCAAGGTCAAGGTCGCGGTCGAGGCGGGGAGGCTCGACACCGTGGGCCACGACCTCGTGAACCACTGCGTCAACGACATTCTCGTGCAGGGCGCGACGCCGCTCTTCTTCCTCGACTACGTCGCGTTCGGCAAGCTGGAGCCGGCGAACGTCGAGGCCGTGGTCGCGGGTGTCGCGACGGGCTGCCGCGAGAACGGCTGCGCGCTCGTCGGCGGCGAGACCGCCGAGATGCCCGGCGTCTACACGCCGCCCGACTTCGACCTCGCGGGCTTCATCGTCGGCTGGGTCGAGGAGGACGCCGTGCTCGGCTCCGAGCGCGTGCGCGAGGGCGATGTGCTCATCGGCTTCGCGAGCTCGGGGCTGCACACCAACGGTTACTCGCTCGCGCGGCGGATCGTCTCCGAGCGTCTGCGTCTCGGCGCGCACGACCGCTTCCCGGAGAGCGACGGCACGGTGGCCGACGCCTTGCTCTCCGTGCACCGGTCGTATCTGCCGGCGCTCAAGCCGGTGCTCGATCGCGTGCACGCGATGGCGCACATCACCGGCGGCGGGCTGCCCGGCAATCTCAATCGCGCGCTGCCCGAGCATCTCGACGCGGTGGTCGACACCTCGTCGTGGGAGGTGCCGTCGCTCTTCCGCGTGCTCGGTGATGCAGGACACGTCCCACGGGACGAGCTGTTCCGAACGTTCAACATGGGCGTCGGGCTGGTGGCGCTCGTGGCGCCGGAACATGCCGACGCCGTGCTCGCCGCCGCGTCGGCGGCCTCGGTGCCCGCGTGGCGCCTGGGACACGTGACGTCGGGCGGCGGGCACGTCATCCTGACGTAG